A genomic segment from Muntiacus reevesi chromosome 15, mMunRee1.1, whole genome shotgun sequence encodes:
- the SAXO2 gene encoding stabilizer of axonemal microtubules 2 isoform X2: MRTWCLCQICTCGSDYRPYKIDKQPRHAPEEYKPKQGVIDLGTTYKRDFNSYKVHPVVIVRPLERQQVKKGKLDTVPTYKDDYRAWDFQKSELYKPQQTYYPPTVRFGNSTTFQDDYVPREIKPRQSCKPSPAVERSTIPFSGDTSHRLDYVPHRPDFKLARPKDSYKPPDQPLEDLTMHRCDFQGLVGETAKTCRPAHTRAAQDAPFEGSTEFRDSFQAWALPAPQVQKVPEYVPPAGTMQLQSTSHLDYVPHQATRVLLIRPASRRRNHSFPFQGKSTTMQDFPAWESCRQGLIRQEPQIPSPSGKFDGLSTFRSHYVPHELIPTESCKPADAPLKRSLPFDDVTTYSLEYMPKKLETCPASYPSPPGYLFETTNSRGHKFFRKIAPAVKAF; the protein is encoded by the exons GTCGGATTATCGTCCTTACAAAATAGACAAACAGCCTCGCCATGCACCAGAAGAATATAAACCAAAACAGGGGGTGATTGATCTTGGCACCACCTACAAACGGGATTTTAATTCTTACAAAGTACATCCTGTGGTGATAGTTCGGCCTCTGGAGAGACAACAAGTTAAAAAAGGAAAGCTGGACACTGTCCCAACCTATAAAG atGATTATAGAGCTTGGGACTTTCAGAAAAGTGAACTCTACAAGCCACAACAAACTTACTATCCCCCTACTGTGAGATTTGGAAATTCAACAACATTTCAGGATGACTATGTCCCTCGGGAGATAAAGCCTAGACAAAGCTGTAAACCCAGCCCTGCGGTCGAACGCTCTACCATCCCCTTTAGCGGTGACACAAGTCATCGCCTTGATTATGTGCCTCATCGGCCAGACTTCAAGCTGGCAAGGCCAAAAGACAGCTACAAGCCACCCGACCAGCCCTTGGAGGACCTCACAATGCACCGATGCGACTTTCAGGGGCTCGTCGGTGAAACGGCAAAGACCTGCAGACCTGCACACACCAGAGCGGCCCAGGACGCTCCATTCGAAGGAAGCACTGAGTTCCGGGACAGTTTTCAAGCGTGGGCACTCCCAGCACCGCAAGTCCAGAAAGTGCCGGAGTACGTCCCTCCCGCAGGCACCATGCAGCTGCAGAGCACCAGCCACCTCGACTACGTCCCGCATCAGGCCACGCGTGTGCTTCTCATCAGGCCCGCTTCTCGTAGGAGaaatcatagctttcctttccaaGGAAAGAGCACCACGATGCAAGATTTCCCAGCATGGGAAAGCTGCCGTCAGGGACTCATTAGGCAGGAGCCGCAGATCCCCAGCCCGTCCGGAAAATTCGATGGCCTGAGCACTTTCAGGTCTCACTACGTGCCCCATGAACTAATTCCAACCGAGAGCTGCAAACCTGCAGACGCTCCCTTGAAAAGGTCGCTTCCGTTTGACGACGTCACCACGTACTCTCTGGAGTATATGCCCAAGAAACTGGAGACCTGCCCCGCTAGCTACCCTTCCCCTCCTGGCTACCTATTTGAAACTACAAATTCCCGAGGTCATAAATTCTTCCGCAAGATCGCTCCCGCGGTGAAGGCCTTCTAA